One Gemmatimonas sp. DNA window includes the following coding sequences:
- a CDS encoding ATP-binding protein, with amino-acid sequence MNQRDATSPAPDPIAFLAGGGAMGGLIRSMEWATTPLGPIDSWPQSLRTTVNICLASDLPICVIWGPGLVQLYNDGYRVICGGKHPRSMGQNFPECWKEAWPVIGDAHDLALTGDTAFLETQRIFLERHGFLEECFFTFSFSPIREEAGLVGGLFHPVIEMTTKMLGERRTRALRDLAARTSQAKSVNEALALAAQTLADFDLDLPFVQLYALDPSGHLVLLAGSSGMSSAEVDRSSTVEWEATNHCVWPIDEVLRSGSTVQVGDVRARLGDVQCGPYPESPTTALALPIIPPGAKRPTAVMVAGVSSRLPLNDSYRSFYDLVASAVTTAVANAHAFDEERQRAESLAELDRAKTAFFSNISHEFRTPLTLMLGPVEDLLADRETELTATVADQLEVVNRNGRRLLRLVNSLLDFSRIEAGRAWATFEPTDVAALTRELASVFRSTIERAGLTLTVDCLPLGAPVFVDRDMWEKIVLNLLSNAFKFTFAGDIAVSIRRSGDHAELVVRDTGTGVPAAEMPRLFERFHRVENARGRTHEGSGIGLALVQELLKLHGGTISAESSLGVGTAFTVRVPLGSAHLPDNQIRPDGQSADAGTRATAFVEEALRWLPNDTEISTAGPGVTEAMSAVRTTVESADVDDRPLVLVADDNADMRQYVVRILAEQFRVDAAQDGESALAAVKRQPPDLILTDVMMPRLDGFGLLKELRADPRTRGVPIIMLSARAGEDSRVDGMEAGADDYLVKPFSAKELLARVSAHLQMARLRREASASLREGEERLRMALTAARMVAWRYDASSGKFAASDNADDVFGRTSDSPLDHIEQRFALVHPEDAAQYRDTVARAVADGGSYLSQFRTIRSDNGGVVWLEERGHAVAHVPGESVRLVGVAMDITERKGAEDAIQSSEGRTRTILESIPDGFMAINAEWRFTYINAAGERLLDRMPGDLIGKSIWEEFPAVVGSEFEEIYRRVALQGVGESFTAFYQSLDRWYEVTAYPAPDGLSVYFRDVSAQKKTEERLRASEERRRLALEGAELGMWFVDPSTRAISIDARFQAIFGITERWTSYAQVFDVIHPDDRPTVELAAAAATRLDDPVPYAIEYRILRPDGSLRWVVAKGRTTIDGTGASRRVVSFDGTVADITQRKLDEEERERLVARLGEQDQRKDEFLATLAHELRNPLAPLSNGLQLLNLTPDSSATVVRTRAMMERQLAQMVRLVDDLMDVSRITRGKVELQCAPIDLAHVVQHAVETSRPLIDASRHELTIVAPSNAIMVYGDLTRLAQVLSNLLNNAAKYSEPGGQITLDYARCEDEVRLRVRDTGIGITSQMLPIVFDLFTQSDRSLSKAQGGLGIGLSLVRKLVEMHGGRVEAHSAGSGEGSLFTVWLPAIGQDEDSARTLSHTDSPAVLPAPSSGRRILVADDNIDAAATLSLLLGMMGHEVRTVHDGADAVAAAETFVPHLILLDIGMPLVDGYDACRQIREHAWGQDIPVVALTGWGQADDRQRSADAGFSQHLVKPVDRSALLRVLATFL; translated from the coding sequence ATGAATCAGCGTGACGCGACCAGCCCGGCCCCCGATCCGATCGCCTTCCTGGCGGGTGGCGGTGCGATGGGAGGCCTGATCCGTTCAATGGAATGGGCCACCACGCCGCTCGGGCCGATCGACTCCTGGCCGCAAAGCCTGCGCACCACCGTCAACATCTGCCTGGCCTCCGATCTGCCCATTTGCGTGATCTGGGGGCCAGGTCTCGTTCAGTTGTACAACGACGGCTATCGCGTGATCTGCGGTGGTAAGCATCCGCGGTCCATGGGGCAGAACTTCCCCGAGTGCTGGAAGGAAGCCTGGCCAGTGATCGGCGACGCGCACGATTTGGCCCTCACGGGCGACACGGCCTTCCTGGAGACGCAGCGCATCTTTCTCGAGCGGCACGGGTTCCTCGAGGAGTGCTTCTTCACGTTTTCCTTCAGCCCGATCCGTGAGGAAGCAGGTCTGGTCGGCGGCCTGTTTCACCCCGTTATCGAGATGACGACCAAGATGCTCGGCGAACGCCGCACACGCGCGCTGCGTGATCTGGCCGCTCGCACGAGTCAGGCCAAATCGGTCAACGAGGCCCTCGCGTTGGCTGCGCAAACGCTGGCCGACTTCGACCTCGACTTGCCGTTCGTTCAGCTCTACGCGCTCGACCCCAGTGGGCATCTCGTGCTTCTGGCCGGTTCATCCGGAATGAGCTCTGCCGAGGTCGATCGCTCGAGCACCGTTGAGTGGGAAGCGACAAACCACTGCGTGTGGCCCATCGATGAAGTACTGCGCTCCGGATCGACGGTGCAGGTGGGCGACGTGCGCGCGCGGCTGGGTGATGTGCAGTGCGGCCCATATCCGGAATCGCCGACGACGGCGCTGGCTCTCCCCATCATTCCGCCTGGCGCCAAGCGTCCGACTGCCGTGATGGTGGCCGGCGTGAGCAGCCGATTACCACTGAACGACAGTTATCGGAGCTTCTACGACCTCGTGGCGTCCGCCGTCACCACGGCGGTCGCCAATGCCCATGCGTTTGACGAAGAGCGGCAGCGCGCCGAGTCGCTGGCAGAACTCGACCGCGCTAAAACGGCGTTCTTCTCCAACATCAGCCACGAGTTCCGAACGCCCCTCACGCTGATGCTTGGGCCGGTCGAGGACCTGCTGGCCGATCGCGAAACCGAACTCACGGCGACCGTCGCTGATCAGCTTGAGGTCGTCAATCGCAATGGTCGGCGATTGCTGCGACTCGTGAATTCACTCCTCGATTTCTCGAGAATCGAGGCCGGGCGGGCATGGGCCACCTTCGAGCCGACCGACGTGGCGGCCCTGACCCGCGAGCTCGCTAGTGTCTTTCGGTCGACGATCGAGCGGGCCGGGCTCACGCTGACGGTTGATTGCTTGCCACTTGGAGCACCGGTGTTCGTGGACCGGGACATGTGGGAAAAGATCGTGCTCAACCTGCTGTCAAACGCCTTCAAGTTCACCTTCGCGGGCGACATCGCCGTCTCCATCCGTCGGTCCGGCGACCACGCGGAACTCGTCGTTCGTGACACGGGCACCGGTGTGCCGGCTGCGGAAATGCCTCGGCTGTTCGAGCGATTTCACCGGGTGGAGAACGCGCGTGGTCGAACGCACGAAGGCAGTGGGATCGGACTCGCGCTGGTGCAGGAGCTGCTCAAGCTGCACGGAGGCACGATTTCGGCCGAGAGCAGTCTCGGCGTCGGCACGGCCTTCACGGTCCGCGTGCCGCTAGGATCGGCGCACCTGCCCGATAACCAGATTCGACCGGATGGCCAGTCCGCCGACGCAGGAACGCGGGCCACGGCGTTTGTCGAGGAAGCGCTTCGATGGCTGCCGAACGATACGGAGATCAGCACGGCAGGGCCCGGAGTTACCGAGGCAATGTCGGCCGTGCGCACCACGGTGGAGTCGGCCGATGTCGACGACCGCCCGCTGGTGCTGGTCGCTGACGACAACGCCGATATGCGACAGTACGTCGTGCGTATCCTGGCCGAGCAGTTTCGCGTCGATGCCGCGCAGGATGGGGAGTCCGCGTTGGCCGCTGTCAAACGGCAGCCGCCTGACTTGATTCTGACCGATGTGATGATGCCGCGGTTGGACGGCTTCGGCTTGCTGAAGGAACTGCGCGCCGACCCGCGTACGCGCGGAGTGCCGATCATCATGCTCTCCGCACGTGCCGGTGAGGACAGTCGCGTGGACGGTATGGAAGCCGGCGCCGACGACTATCTCGTGAAGCCATTCAGCGCCAAGGAGCTCCTGGCGCGCGTCTCGGCGCACTTGCAGATGGCGCGTTTGCGTCGTGAGGCGAGCGCCTCACTGCGCGAGGGCGAGGAACGATTGCGGATGGCCCTCACCGCGGCGCGGATGGTGGCGTGGCGGTACGACGCGTCGAGCGGAAAGTTCGCGGCGTCGGACAACGCCGACGATGTCTTCGGGCGCACCTCTGATTCCCCGCTTGATCACATCGAGCAGCGATTCGCGCTTGTTCATCCCGAAGACGCGGCGCAGTATCGCGACACGGTGGCGCGCGCTGTCGCGGACGGCGGAAGTTATCTGAGTCAGTTTCGCACCATCCGGTCCGACAACGGTGGCGTCGTCTGGCTGGAAGAGCGCGGGCATGCCGTGGCGCACGTGCCGGGCGAGAGCGTGCGGCTCGTGGGCGTCGCCATGGATATCACCGAGCGAAAAGGGGCCGAGGACGCGATCCAGTCCAGCGAGGGTCGGACGCGCACGATTCTGGAGTCGATTCCCGACGGATTCATGGCGATCAACGCCGAGTGGCGGTTCACGTACATCAATGCGGCGGGCGAGCGCCTTCTCGATCGGATGCCGGGTGATCTCATCGGGAAGTCGATCTGGGAAGAGTTTCCCGCTGTGGTCGGGAGCGAGTTCGAGGAGATCTATCGACGGGTCGCACTCCAGGGCGTGGGCGAATCCTTTACCGCCTTCTACCAGAGTCTCGACCGCTGGTACGAAGTGACGGCATACCCCGCGCCAGACGGCCTGTCGGTGTACTTCCGCGACGTGAGTGCGCAGAAGAAAACGGAGGAGCGGCTGCGCGCGAGTGAAGAGCGACGCCGGTTGGCGCTCGAAGGCGCCGAGCTGGGCATGTGGTTCGTCGATCCGTCCACACGCGCGATCAGTATCGACGCTCGCTTTCAGGCCATCTTCGGCATCACCGAGCGGTGGACCAGCTACGCCCAGGTGTTCGACGTCATCCATCCCGACGACCGGCCGACCGTGGAGCTGGCCGCGGCGGCAGCCACGCGGTTGGACGATCCAGTACCGTACGCAATTGAGTATCGCATCCTCCGTCCGGACGGATCGCTGCGTTGGGTCGTGGCCAAGGGGCGTACGACGATCGATGGAACGGGGGCGTCGCGTCGCGTCGTGAGTTTCGATGGCACGGTAGCCGATATCACGCAGCGGAAACTGGACGAGGAGGAACGCGAGCGCTTGGTGGCCCGTCTCGGAGAACAGGACCAGCGGAAGGATGAGTTTCTGGCCACCCTTGCCCACGAACTGCGCAATCCGCTTGCCCCGCTCAGCAACGGGTTGCAGTTGCTGAACCTGACGCCAGACTCGAGTGCCACCGTGGTGCGTACCCGCGCCATGATGGAGCGGCAACTCGCACAGATGGTTCGACTGGTCGATGACCTGATGGATGTCAGTCGCATTACGCGTGGAAAGGTCGAACTGCAGTGCGCGCCGATCGACCTTGCGCACGTGGTGCAGCACGCCGTCGAAACCAGCCGCCCGCTTATCGATGCGAGCAGGCATGAGCTGACCATCGTGGCGCCGTCGAACGCCATCATGGTGTACGGCGATCTTACGCGCCTGGCGCAGGTTCTTTCGAATCTGTTAAACAATGCCGCCAAGTACAGTGAGCCCGGAGGGCAGATCACCCTCGACTACGCGCGGTGTGAAGACGAAGTCAGACTGCGCGTGCGCGATACCGGAATCGGAATCACGTCGCAGATGCTGCCGATCGTGTTCGACCTGTTCACGCAGAGCGATCGTTCGCTGAGCAAGGCACAGGGAGGACTCGGTATCGGTCTCTCGTTGGTCAGAAAGTTGGTCGAGATGCACGGTGGGCGCGTGGAGGCCCACAGTGCGGGCAGTGGAGAGGGGAGTTTGTTTACCGTCTGGCTGCCGGCCATCGGGCAAGACGAAGATTCAGCGCGAACGCTGTCGCATACCGACTCGCCGGCCGTACTCCCGGCCCCGAGCAGCGGTCGACGCATTTTGGTAGCCGATGACAACATCGATGCGGCGGCGACGCTGAGTCTGCTGCTTGGCATGATGGGGCATGAGGTACGTACGGTGCACGACGGTGCCGATGCTGTGGCGGCGGCGGAAACCTTCGTGCCGCACTTGATTCTGCTCGATATCGGCATGCCACTCGTCGACGGCTACGACGCGTGTCGGCAGATTCGTGAACACGCCTGGGGGCAGGATATTCCCGTGGTGGCCCTCACTGGCTGGGGCCAGGCCGACGATCGACAACGCTCGGCCGATGCGGGCTTCAGTCAGCATCTCGTCAAACCGGTCGATCGATCCGCGTTGTTGCGTGTGCTCGCCACGTTCCTGTGA
- a CDS encoding ATP-binding protein translates to MRLLRWFLALSLLTLSLLPLRPSLDKAHVALAYLLLILAASARAGRRVGLVLSVVSFFCFNFFFLEPLYSFVVAEPLDWLVLVALLITSAVAAHLLSVAQSEARIAWERAAEIDRLAVLGAESLNAGPAEQALAAIAGVIQEALAVDRCRIHAVSESGGALTLVAERAALVVVAPEPTATVAASPSRDLGMPTRAHLLQWVADNGRVGVERCDGSMRVGAVPSLNGSAGSPLDITGGAGIADACGLLLPLRVHGRVVGVVHIERRLLLDLTPSRQRFLRAISYYAALGIERARLVTEAEHAEALRRADKMKDAVLASVSHDLRTPLTTIKALANAIRLEGDDRAAIIEEEADRLNRFVADLLDLSRLNGGVSPIAPQITAIEDLLGAALQRVSGAMTHRVIDVELPPDEPLLLARLDFTQSLRIVVNLLENADKYSPADQPIDVSAQRVGHLVRLAVADRGRGISDAERERIFEPFHRLGEIPDANGAGLGLSIARRLAEMQGGRLLHEPREGGGSRFVLELPAADLTSLAAESVASL, encoded by the coding sequence ATGCGACTGCTCCGCTGGTTCCTCGCCCTCTCGTTACTGACGCTCAGCTTACTGCCGTTGCGCCCGTCGCTGGACAAGGCGCACGTTGCCCTCGCGTATCTGCTGCTCATTCTCGCGGCGAGCGCGCGTGCCGGTCGTCGGGTCGGGCTCGTGTTGTCGGTCGTGTCGTTCTTCTGCTTCAACTTCTTCTTTCTCGAGCCGCTGTACTCGTTCGTCGTGGCCGAGCCGCTCGATTGGCTGGTGCTGGTAGCGCTGCTGATTACGAGCGCGGTGGCCGCCCACCTGCTGTCGGTGGCGCAAAGCGAGGCGCGCATTGCTTGGGAGCGCGCCGCCGAAATCGACCGCCTGGCGGTACTCGGCGCCGAGTCACTGAACGCCGGGCCCGCCGAGCAGGCACTCGCGGCGATTGCCGGCGTGATCCAGGAAGCGCTGGCGGTCGATCGCTGTCGCATCCATGCCGTCAGTGAATCAGGTGGTGCGCTCACGCTGGTGGCTGAACGCGCCGCCCTGGTCGTGGTGGCCCCTGAACCAACCGCGACGGTGGCGGCGTCGCCATCGCGTGACCTCGGTATGCCCACGCGCGCCCATCTGCTCCAATGGGTGGCGGACAACGGGCGGGTGGGCGTGGAGCGCTGCGACGGCTCCATGCGTGTGGGCGCCGTGCCGAGCCTGAACGGGAGCGCCGGCAGTCCGCTGGATATCACCGGCGGAGCCGGCATCGCCGACGCGTGCGGGCTGCTGTTGCCGCTGCGCGTGCATGGTCGCGTGGTGGGCGTGGTGCACATCGAGCGCCGCCTGCTGCTCGACCTCACGCCGTCGCGCCAGCGCTTCCTGCGGGCAATCAGCTACTACGCGGCTCTTGGCATCGAGCGTGCGCGCTTGGTGACAGAGGCCGAGCACGCCGAGGCGCTACGCCGGGCCGACAAGATGAAGGACGCCGTGCTGGCTTCGGTGTCGCACGATCTGCGTACGCCCCTCACGACGATCAAGGCATTAGCCAACGCCATTCGGCTCGAAGGCGACGATCGGGCGGCGATCATCGAGGAAGAAGCGGACCGCTTGAATCGCTTTGTGGCTGATCTGCTCGATCTCTCGCGGCTGAATGGCGGTGTCTCGCCCATCGCGCCGCAGATCACCGCCATCGAGGATCTGCTCGGTGCCGCGCTGCAGCGGGTATCCGGCGCGATGACGCACCGCGTGATTGATGTGGAGCTTCCGCCGGACGAGCCGCTGCTGCTGGCACGCCTCGACTTCACGCAGTCGCTGCGCATCGTGGTGAACCTGCTCGAAAACGCCGACAAGTACTCGCCGGCCGACCAGCCCATCGACGTCAGCGCACAGCGGGTTGGACACCTCGTGCGACTCGCGGTCGCCGACCGAGGTCGCGGCATTTCCGATGCGGAACGTGAGCGGATCTTTGAACCGTTTCACCGGCTCGGTGAGATCCCCGATGCCAACGGGGCCGGGCTCGGGTTGTCGATCGCCCGTCGCCTCGCCGAGATGCAAGGCGGGCGCCTGCTGCATGAGCCGCGCGAGGGCGGTGGCAGCCGCTTTGTGCTCGAGCTTCCGGCCGCCGATCTCACGTCGCTCGCGGCGGAGTCCGTCGCATCTTTGTGA
- a CDS encoding nuclear transport factor 2 family protein, with translation MTFFRSHRALAHSLVGTALALASLATPRTAQAQWTTTYEQFYLQASHNWTFRNQYASADRLFNAFDYGHAILYETLWTKPKAPASRLEEKEFDFLTKTVLVKPPRVPLEEAAIEPKYAQLAPEAKVMFDWAHLLHRQLYDVLADERLSDAQRDREAQRLITYYKSRPDVAFSSKPKTMALMQEQSYSLAFRKKYPKFNGLIWGYHWLQIGLYEPLVVGNTIAAKQAGVRATVARFWQMVDGAPKALPYQMPMTAAVAPAFAARFPEAAIIFDNLHSMHDVVSDILTNDAVPRSAKRAEILRAARLYRDDTSYVMPVAAWLAMSKHMGIENMGGMSAGFLPALPTPSVTYGAVMTHDWETGAMKGFSYGSAAAGVAAGGEHAGHDMAAMATPAAMPATAPAANDSADVAALVHRFHDALAQGDSVAAIGLLADDAEILESGSVETVADYRAHHLPADIALAKAIKSVRAPLRVLVQGDVATSTSTSVTKGTFRDRAVDSAGAELVVARRTALGWRISAIHWSARRRN, from the coding sequence ATGACGTTTTTCCGCTCACACCGCGCTCTGGCTCACAGCCTCGTCGGCACCGCCCTGGCGCTGGCCTCGCTCGCCACGCCGCGTACGGCGCAGGCCCAGTGGACCACCACCTACGAACAATTCTATCTGCAGGCGTCGCACAACTGGACGTTTCGCAATCAGTACGCGTCGGCCGACCGCCTGTTCAATGCTTTCGACTACGGCCACGCGATTCTGTACGAAACGCTTTGGACGAAGCCCAAGGCGCCCGCGTCTCGCCTCGAGGAAAAGGAGTTCGACTTCCTCACCAAGACCGTGCTGGTGAAGCCGCCGCGCGTGCCGCTCGAAGAGGCGGCCATCGAGCCCAAGTACGCACAGCTCGCGCCGGAAGCCAAGGTGATGTTCGACTGGGCACATCTGCTCCACCGGCAGTTGTACGACGTGCTCGCCGACGAGCGCCTCAGCGATGCTCAGCGTGACCGCGAAGCACAGCGGCTCATCACCTACTACAAGAGCCGCCCCGACGTGGCGTTCAGCTCGAAGCCGAAGACGATGGCGTTGATGCAGGAGCAGTCGTATTCGCTCGCGTTCCGCAAGAAGTATCCGAAGTTCAATGGGCTCATCTGGGGATATCACTGGCTACAGATCGGCCTGTACGAACCGCTCGTGGTCGGCAACACGATCGCCGCGAAACAAGCGGGCGTGCGCGCCACGGTTGCGCGATTCTGGCAGATGGTGGACGGCGCGCCCAAAGCCCTGCCGTACCAGATGCCGATGACGGCGGCCGTCGCGCCCGCCTTCGCCGCGCGCTTCCCGGAGGCCGCCATCATTTTCGACAATCTGCATTCGATGCATGATGTGGTGTCGGACATCCTGACCAACGACGCCGTGCCGCGAAGCGCCAAGCGTGCCGAGATCCTGCGCGCCGCCCGCCTGTACCGCGACGACACCTCGTACGTGATGCCGGTGGCCGCCTGGCTTGCGATGTCGAAGCATATGGGTATCGAAAACATGGGCGGAATGTCGGCGGGATTCCTGCCGGCGCTGCCGACCCCGTCGGTGACCTACGGCGCCGTGATGACGCACGACTGGGAAACGGGCGCCATGAAGGGCTTCTCGTACGGCTCAGCGGCGGCCGGTGTTGCTGCTGGTGGTGAGCACGCGGGCCACGACATGGCGGCCATGGCTACGCCTGCGGCAATGCCTGCAACGGCGCCGGCAGCGAACGACAGCGCCGACGTGGCCGCCCTGGTGCACCGCTTCCACGACGCACTCGCACAGGGCGACAGTGTCGCGGCGATCGGCCTGCTCGCGGACGACGCCGAGATTCTGGAAAGCGGGTCGGTGGAAACGGTGGCAGACTACCGTGCACATCACCTGCCCGCCGACATCGCCCTCGCGAAGGCGATCAAGAGCGTACGGGCGCCGCTCCGCGTGCTCGTACAGGGTGACGTGGCCACCAGCACCTCCACCTCGGTGACCAAGGGCACGTTCCGTGACCGTGCCGTCGACTCGGCGGGTGCGGAACTCGTGGTGGCGCGACGGACGGCACTTGGCTGGCGGATCTCGGCCATTCACTGGTCGGCACGGCGACGCAACTGA
- a CDS encoding response regulator transcription factor — MASSPGSPTALPGPVVLVIEDEPSIRSIVRAAVESEGGIVYEAATARTALELARNCKPSLIVLDLGLPDADGAQVCAQIRAWSSTPIVVLSARHDEAEKVRLLDVGADDYLTKPFSTIELQARLRAQLRRAAMGPVRGGDVPYAYDGLRIDLASRTVSRDGQSIHVTPTEWELLRALVTSAGRTLTHQQLFDAVWSRSHGDAQQYLRVYVANLRRKVEQDPIRPTLIVTEPGVGYRMSLPTAAS, encoded by the coding sequence ATGGCCTCCAGCCCAGGATCACCGACGGCGCTTCCAGGACCAGTGGTTCTGGTGATCGAAGACGAGCCATCGATCCGCTCGATTGTTCGCGCCGCCGTGGAGTCGGAGGGTGGCATTGTGTATGAGGCCGCGACGGCGCGGACCGCGCTCGAGCTGGCGCGCAACTGCAAACCGTCGTTGATCGTGCTCGATCTCGGGCTGCCCGACGCCGATGGCGCCCAGGTATGTGCACAGATCCGCGCATGGTCTTCCACGCCGATCGTGGTGCTGTCAGCCCGCCACGATGAAGCCGAAAAGGTGCGGTTGCTGGATGTCGGCGCCGACGACTACCTCACCAAGCCATTCAGCACGATCGAGCTGCAGGCGCGCCTGCGCGCTCAGCTTCGGCGCGCGGCGATGGGGCCGGTACGCGGTGGAGACGTGCCGTACGCGTACGATGGTCTGCGGATCGATCTGGCCAGTCGCACCGTGTCGCGCGATGGACAGTCGATTCACGTGACCCCGACCGAGTGGGAGCTGCTGCGGGCGCTGGTCACGTCGGCCGGCCGCACACTCACGCACCAGCAGCTGTTCGATGCCGTGTGGAGTCGCTCGCACGGCGATGCCCAGCAGTACCTGCGCGTGTACGTGGCCAATCTGCGACGGAAGGTGGAGCAGGATCCCATCCGGCCCACGTTGATCGTGACGGAGCCGGGCGTGGGGTACCGGATGTCGCTCCCGACGGCAGCCAGCTAG
- a CDS encoding potassium transporter Kup codes for MTHASHDPSPQSSPHSSHDTPTGRRLSLLTLAALGVVYGDIGTSPLYAMKEAFGPSHGLLPNAVNVYGILSLVTWSILLVVVAKYLVFILQADNNGEGGVLAMLALLLQDTSDRIGRRRRTVLILLGVFGTALLYGDGIITPAISVLGAVEGLDIVTPTLSAYVVEITLVILVALFAAQRFGTATVGRAFGPLTLVWFIVIGSLGVRSIVDTPQVLTALNPLYGLRFLVHHGTHGFVALGAVFLSVTGAEALYADMGHFGKVPIRRAFFAVVLPALLLNYFGQGALLLRDPAAVSNPFYLLAPSWFLIPLLIIATLAAIVASQALISGAFSLARQSIQLGYLPRMTIVQTSHEEYGQIYIPQINVALMIGTVCIVLGFKSSAALGAAYGIAVTGTMSITTLLFAVVARTRWNWPLWQVGSLAAFFFIVDFAFLGANVIKIAAGGWVPLVLAAALVLLMTTWKRGRLALQQLLQRAGLPLDLMLDELGRRPAPRVPGTAVFLTSDSKGAPVVLLHHLKHNKALHQQVVLLSITASNVPTVPREDRVTVSSLDHGFWRVTARYGFMESPDVPAVLAQCAEQGIIARPMETSYYLGHERLLTTGSTKMAGWRKRLFVLMARNSQSAAQFFHLPSNRVVEMGAQIEF; via the coding sequence ATGACACACGCGTCGCACGATCCTTCGCCGCAGTCCTCGCCGCACTCCTCGCACGACACCCCGACCGGGCGCCGGCTCTCACTGCTGACCCTCGCGGCACTGGGGGTCGTCTACGGGGACATCGGCACCAGCCCGCTGTATGCCATGAAAGAGGCCTTCGGTCCGTCGCACGGGCTGTTGCCGAACGCGGTCAACGTGTACGGCATCCTGAGTCTCGTGACGTGGTCGATCCTCTTGGTCGTGGTGGCCAAGTATCTCGTGTTCATCCTGCAGGCGGATAACAACGGCGAAGGCGGCGTGCTGGCGATGCTCGCGCTGTTGTTGCAGGACACCTCGGACCGGATCGGGCGGCGCCGACGCACCGTGCTGATTCTGCTGGGGGTGTTCGGTACCGCCCTGCTGTACGGAGACGGCATCATCACGCCGGCCATTTCCGTGCTCGGTGCCGTGGAAGGGCTCGACATCGTGACGCCGACGCTCTCCGCGTATGTGGTCGAGATCACGCTGGTCATTCTCGTGGCGCTATTTGCCGCGCAACGGTTCGGCACCGCCACCGTGGGTCGTGCGTTCGGCCCGCTCACATTGGTGTGGTTCATTGTGATTGGCTCGCTCGGTGTCAGGTCGATCGTCGACACTCCGCAGGTACTGACAGCGCTCAATCCGCTGTATGGACTGCGCTTCCTGGTGCACCATGGGACCCACGGATTCGTCGCGCTTGGTGCAGTGTTTCTCTCCGTGACCGGTGCGGAGGCGCTGTATGCGGATATGGGCCACTTCGGCAAAGTGCCCATCCGCCGAGCATTCTTCGCGGTCGTGCTGCCCGCGCTGCTCCTGAACTATTTCGGCCAGGGGGCGCTGCTGTTGCGGGATCCGGCGGCGGTGAGCAATCCGTTTTATCTGCTGGCGCCGTCGTGGTTTCTCATCCCCTTGCTGATCATCGCCACGCTGGCGGCGATCGTCGCGTCGCAGGCGCTCATCTCCGGCGCCTTCTCGCTGGCGCGTCAATCGATTCAGCTCGGCTATCTGCCGCGCATGACCATCGTGCAGACGTCGCATGAAGAGTATGGACAGATCTACATCCCGCAGATCAACGTGGCGCTGATGATCGGCACAGTGTGCATCGTGCTTGGCTTCAAGTCGTCGGCGGCGCTCGGGGCCGCGTATGGCATCGCCGTGACCGGCACGATGTCGATCACTACACTGCTGTTCGCGGTGGTGGCACGGACGCGATGGAACTGGCCGCTGTGGCAAGTGGGATCGCTGGCGGCATTCTTTTTCATCGTGGACTTCGCCTTTCTCGGCGCCAACGTGATCAAGATCGCCGCCGGTGGCTGGGTGCCGCTCGTGCTCGCTGCCGCCTTGGTGTTGCTGATGACCACGTGGAAGCGAGGACGTCTGGCGTTGCAGCAGCTGCTGCAGCGGGCGGGTTTGCCGCTCGACCTCATGCTCGATGAGCTCGGGCGCCGGCCCGCGCCACGCGTGCCCGGCACGGCCGTGTTTCTCACCAGCGACAGCAAGGGCGCACCGGTGGTGCTGCTGCATCATCTCAAGCACAACAAGGCGCTGCACCAGCAGGTCGTCCTGTTGTCGATCACCGCGAGCAACGTGCCCACCGTGCCGCGCGAGGATCGGGTCACCGTGTCGTCGCTCGACCACGGATTCTGGCGCGTGACCGCCCGCTACGGTTTCATGGAAAGCCCGGATGTGCCGGCGGTGCTCGCCCAATGTGCGGAGCAGGGCATCATCGCCCGACCGATGGAAACCAGCTACTACCTGGGACACGAGCGACTGCTGACCACGGGCTCGACCAAGATGGCGGGCTGGCGGAAGCGCCTGTTCGTCCTGATGGCGCGGAACTCCCAGTCGGCGGCGCAGTTCTTCCACCTCCCGTCGAACCGGGTTGTGGAGATGGGGGCGCAGATCGAGTTCTAG